Proteins encoded in a region of the Bacillus methanolicus genome:
- a CDS encoding xanthine phosphoribosyltransferase: protein MDLLKKKIRDEGVILSNSVLKVDSFLNHQIDPVLMQEIGKEFARLFQNEKITKVLTVESSGIAPGLMTALHLGVPVVFARKRKSLTLAGDLLTASVYSFTKQETNEISVSQKYVTSEDNVLIIDDFLANGQAALGLAEIVQKAGAKVAGFGIVIEKSFQKGSELLRSKGFRVESLARIDSLEEGKVQFIENASEVVNV, encoded by the coding sequence ATGGATTTACTAAAGAAAAAGATTCGGGATGAAGGTGTCATCCTTTCAAATTCGGTCTTAAAAGTGGATTCTTTTCTTAACCATCAAATTGATCCTGTCTTAATGCAAGAAATAGGGAAAGAATTCGCCAGGCTGTTTCAAAACGAAAAGATTACGAAAGTCTTAACAGTTGAATCTTCAGGAATTGCTCCGGGACTAATGACTGCATTACATCTTGGGGTGCCGGTTGTATTTGCAAGAAAAAGAAAGTCTCTTACATTAGCGGGCGATTTGCTTACTGCCTCTGTTTACTCGTTCACAAAGCAAGAGACGAATGAAATATCCGTTTCTCAAAAATATGTTACATCTGAAGACAATGTATTGATAATTGATGATTTTTTAGCGAATGGCCAGGCAGCTTTAGGGTTGGCGGAAATTGTCCAAAAAGCCGGGGCCAAAGTAGCCGGTTTTGGAATCGTCATTGAAAAGTCTTTTCAGAAAGGAAGCGAACTATTGCGGTCTAAAGGCTTTAGAGTGGAGTCTCTTGCAAGAATTGATTCGCTTGAGGAAGGGAAAGTTCAATTTATTGAAAATGCATCGGAGGTAGTAAATGTATGA
- a CDS encoding cytochrome c oxidase subunit 2A, whose translation MAEPQLAKKTEAKNEESTSLKGTLASVFLLGFFIVFTWLGVYYLYLDRF comes from the coding sequence ATGGCAGAACCGCAACTTGCCAAAAAAACAGAAGCTAAAAATGAAGAGAGCACTTCCTTAAAGGGAACATTAGCTTCCGTTTTCTTGCTCGGTTTTTTCATTGTCTTCACCTGGTTAGGAGTCTACTATCTATATTTAGATCGTTTTTAA
- a CDS encoding cytochrome c oxidase subunit II: MHLHKFEKIWLIFGVGMLIVFLSTVGVSAFYLGNQPPSCLATIDPEKVDETAPFNKPGLKKVEGKDWDYELVFVASAFTYEPAQVQVPKGAKVKVIATTKDVVHGFEMAGTNINMMLEPGYISEIVTTFDKAGEYTLVCNEYCGVGHHLMTSKIEVVE, encoded by the coding sequence ATGCATCTTCATAAGTTCGAAAAAATTTGGCTAATATTCGGTGTCGGGATGTTGATCGTATTCTTGTCGACCGTTGGTGTAAGTGCTTTCTATTTGGGCAATCAACCGCCAAGCTGTCTTGCAACCATCGATCCGGAAAAGGTTGACGAAACAGCCCCATTTAATAAACCCGGTCTAAAGAAAGTGGAAGGAAAAGATTGGGACTACGAACTTGTATTTGTTGCTTCTGCCTTCACTTATGAACCTGCTCAAGTACAAGTTCCAAAAGGGGCAAAAGTGAAAGTGATCGCTACCACAAAAGATGTTGTCCATGGATTTGAGATGGCCGGAACAAACATCAACATGATGCTTGAACCCGGATATATATCAGAAATAGTCACAACCTTTGATAAAGCGGGAGAATATACGCTTGTATGTAATGAATACTGTGGTGTCGGTCACCATTTGATGACTTCAAAAATAGAGGTGGTTGAATAA
- a CDS encoding b(o/a)3-type cytochrome-c oxidase subunit 1 has protein sequence MNSPSAYLKVDRRDGKLAMAHFYVAFIALAIGGLCGLLQTLVRSGKFELPAGIGYYQILTVHGVVLGLVLTTFFITGFQIAAVSRTSGTLSNGQRNIGWAGFLLMTIGTVMAAVMILLNKASVLYTFYAPLQAHAIFYLGLTLVIVGSWLGGVVVIMSYVKWRKANPGKPSPLLTFMALVNTLLWIIATIGVAISVLTQLLPWSLGLIDTVNVLLTRTLFWYFGHPLVYFWLLPAYMAWYVVIPKVIGGKIFSDSLARLSFILLLLFSIPVGFHHQLLEPGIDPGWKFLQVIITFLVTIPSLMTAFSLFATFENFGRSKGATGLFGWIKKLPWGDARFVVPFIGMLAFIPGGAGGIVNASHQMNQVVHNTIWVTGHFHLTVATAVILTYFGISYWLIPHLTGRTLTKKMNKLAIVQGVLWAIGMTFMSGAMHAAGLLGAPRRSAFSTYGDSQQALEWIPYQIAQAVGGTILFLSIILMLYIFINLAFFAPKGEQEFPVGEVAEEAEKTPMVLENWKLWLGVTAALILFAYTIPLIDIIQNAPPGSKGYKFW, from the coding sequence ATGAATAGCCCATCAGCTTATTTAAAGGTTGACCGCCGTGATGGCAAATTGGCGATGGCCCATTTTTATGTGGCATTTATTGCTTTAGCAATTGGCGGACTATGCGGATTATTACAAACTTTAGTTCGTTCAGGTAAATTTGAATTGCCTGCCGGAATCGGCTACTATCAAATATTGACCGTTCACGGTGTTGTTTTAGGACTTGTCTTAACTACTTTCTTTATAACTGGTTTTCAGATCGCAGCTGTTAGCCGCACTTCCGGTACGCTGTCAAACGGCCAGCGGAACATCGGATGGGCCGGTTTCTTGTTAATGACAATCGGTACAGTAATGGCTGCCGTTATGATTTTACTGAATAAAGCATCTGTACTATATACATTCTATGCACCGCTGCAGGCTCATGCTATTTTCTATCTTGGACTTACTCTTGTAATTGTCGGAAGCTGGCTTGGCGGAGTTGTCGTCATTATGTCATATGTAAAGTGGAGAAAAGCCAACCCTGGCAAACCAAGTCCTCTTCTTACATTTATGGCATTAGTAAACACCTTATTGTGGATTATTGCAACCATCGGAGTTGCGATCAGTGTACTGACTCAATTGCTTCCTTGGTCTTTAGGCTTAATTGATACAGTTAATGTATTGCTCACTCGTACTCTTTTCTGGTATTTTGGACATCCGCTTGTATACTTCTGGCTGCTGCCTGCGTATATGGCTTGGTATGTCGTTATACCAAAAGTTATTGGCGGAAAAATTTTCTCTGATTCATTGGCGCGTTTATCTTTCATCTTATTATTGCTTTTCTCAATCCCTGTTGGTTTCCACCATCAATTATTAGAACCGGGGATTGATCCGGGATGGAAATTCTTGCAAGTTATTATCACTTTCTTGGTAACGATTCCATCTTTAATGACTGCGTTCTCTTTATTTGCAACGTTTGAGAATTTCGGCCGTTCAAAAGGTGCTACTGGATTATTCGGTTGGATCAAAAAGCTTCCATGGGGAGATGCACGCTTTGTCGTGCCGTTTATAGGAATGCTGGCATTTATTCCTGGGGGTGCAGGCGGTATCGTCAATGCTTCCCACCAAATGAACCAAGTCGTCCATAATACGATTTGGGTAACAGGACACTTCCATTTAACAGTAGCAACTGCTGTAATTTTAACATACTTTGGTATTTCGTACTGGCTAATACCGCATTTAACCGGTCGGACACTTACTAAAAAAATGAATAAGCTTGCGATCGTACAAGGTGTCCTTTGGGCAATCGGGATGACCTTTATGTCAGGTGCAATGCATGCTGCCGGTCTTCTTGGAGCACCAAGACGTTCAGCATTCTCAACTTACGGCGATTCTCAGCAGGCTTTGGAATGGATTCCATATCAAATTGCACAGGCAGTTGGCGGTACGATCTTGTTCCTGTCAATTATCTTAATGCTTTACATCTTTATAAACCTTGCATTCTTTGCACCAAAAGGCGAGCAGGAATTCCCTGTTGGAGAAGTTGCTGAAGAAGCTGAAAAAACTCCAATGGTATTGGAAAATTGGAAATTATGGCTTGGCGTTACAGCTGCACTAATTTTATTCGCGTACACAATTCCGTTAATAGATATCATTCAAAATGCTCCTCCGGGATCAAAAGGTTATAAATTCTGGTAA
- a CDS encoding DMT family transporter produces MKHYLPYICIGFGAALWGLIAFFVRGLSSYGFTAMEIVAIRVTAATILLLVIGLLRFSSQIKIRMKDLPMFFGTGILSIVFFNWCYFTAIDYMPISLAVILLYTSPAFVAVLSYIFLKESLTAKKIIAVIGTITGCVLIAGLTGESQQTISIWALLIGLGSGLGYALYSIFGKFALRKYPPFTVTLYTFVVADIVLFPVVRLWEKSELLLDFNVLVYAAGLGFIPTVLAYFLYTWGLERVESSTAAVIATVEPIVATCLGVVLYHEKLTGLQIAGSLLILASVIVVNLPAGNSNFKTVEKEGS; encoded by the coding sequence ATGAAACACTATCTGCCTTATATTTGCATTGGTTTTGGTGCAGCATTATGGGGCTTGATTGCTTTTTTTGTAAGAGGCCTTTCAAGCTATGGATTCACGGCAATGGAAATAGTAGCAATTAGGGTGACTGCTGCAACAATCTTGTTATTGGTTATTGGACTTTTAAGATTTTCAAGCCAAATAAAAATACGTATGAAAGATTTGCCGATGTTTTTTGGAACGGGGATCTTAAGTATCGTCTTTTTTAATTGGTGTTATTTTACTGCGATTGATTATATGCCCATTTCACTAGCCGTTATATTGCTTTACACATCTCCGGCTTTTGTTGCTGTTCTATCGTACATTTTTTTGAAGGAATCGTTAACGGCTAAAAAGATAATAGCAGTGATCGGAACGATAACAGGTTGCGTTCTTATTGCGGGGCTAACCGGTGAATCGCAGCAAACGATATCGATTTGGGCACTGTTGATTGGACTTGGATCAGGGCTTGGCTATGCATTATATAGTATTTTTGGAAAGTTTGCGCTGCGAAAATATCCCCCGTTTACAGTAACTCTTTATACTTTTGTTGTTGCAGACATTGTCTTGTTTCCGGTTGTTCGTTTATGGGAGAAAAGTGAACTGTTACTGGATTTTAACGTGTTGGTATATGCCGCCGGGCTTGGGTTTATTCCAACTGTTCTTGCCTATTTTTTGTATACTTGGGGATTGGAAAGAGTAGAAAGCAGCACGGCGGCAGTTATCGCTACTGTCGAACCGATTGTGGCAACATGTCTTGGTGTTGTTCTTTATCATGAAAAATTAACAGGTCTGCAAATTGCAGGTTCTTTATTGATTCTTGCTTCTGTAATCGTTGTAAACCTTCCTGCCGGAAACAGTAATTTTAAAACAGTAGAGAAGGAAGGTTCATAA